In the genome of Microcoleus vaginatus PCC 9802, the window AGTATTTCCGAGACTTACCAAAACTATGCCTTCTAGATGGCGGTCTTGAGTTTCCAGTGCAATACTCAAGGCTTGCTGATTGTATTCCATCGCTCTTTCATAGTTTCCTAAAGCTTGATACGCATTGCCCAGACCATTTAAAAAACTAAAATTTTTTATACCGTTTAACTTATGTAAAATCCGGCTATAAACTTCAATCTGTTGTAAATAGTATCCCCAATTACCCAATTGATTGTGTAAATTTTGATGTGTTTGTTTATCTAAAGAAGTAAAAAGGATTTCACTAGCTCTTTTCCAGTCTTCGACTTCACAAAGATGGTAAAACGCTTCCAAATATCCCCGGACTTTCTCAAGATTGGAAGCATCTGACTTCGGTTTATAATCAGTTAGCCACTGTACAACTGCTCTGTACTGAAGCCGCTGCTCGCGAGTTGGAAATTGGGCCCGGAGATCATGAGAATTGATACCTAACTTTTCCACAATCAACTCACCAGATGGGAGCAGGTTATTTTGCATAGTAAGTTTCTCCGATTTTTTTATTTTTATGGAAGGATTAATCTGTGAGCGATCGCCACACTGCGAATCAAATTATGTTGTCCCACCAGCCTATTATCTTCATCGTCAATTCCTCCATCTTCAACTAAATACCGATCGCGCAGAGTTTGCATTGCATCCTGTTGCTGCTTCTCACTGTAACCCTCGTCTTCTAAATTAATCAGCCACCACTTTTCTTTTACGTCGCAGCGATATATTGAGGCAGTGCAAAGCAAAACATAGGCATCATAAACATCATTTTTTAAGCGATCAAATATATTGTCAATCCGTTCCTTAACTTTTCTTCGCAAGACTTTCGTGTATGATGCTAACTGCCACCTATCCTCATCGCCTTTAACTATTCCTTGGTTACGAGCTTCGTCAATAGCCTCTTTTACCTCTTCAATGTAACGACTGTTATCTTTCCAGTAAGCTCTAACTTTCCCACCATAAGAACCCTTAATTTCTCCGGCAATTGTCCGCAAGGCTAAAGGATGCCCGTCATAAACTTCCCCAATTACTCCCAGGGGACTATGTGGTGATTGTATATCGCCATCTAGTTCAGCTTTTTGGAATAACGCTATTTGCTCAGTTCTTTCTAATCCTCTCAAGAGTTGGCAATGCCAGAGATTTTTGTAGCGATCGCACTCTGCTGTCTCAAATTTAGTTGGCAAATCTTGAGATGTGAGGATGAACCGACTTTTACAAGATGGTTCATACAACAAACTTACAAAGAACTTCCCCCACTCCTCATCCGCAAAATCACCCCATCCATCATCTGGAGTTCCCGTAAGTAAGTATTCAATAGAATCCATTAAGATTAGATGCTGATGATTACATAAGTGTTCGACTAAGCGTTGTCGCAGATGCTGTGGCTGACGCTGATCTTGTGGAACATCTACTTTCCACTTCTCCAGCCATTTAAGCGCAACACTGGCAAAATCTGGAACTTGCTCCCTGCTTTCAAAATTCTCCTTGTCTTCCCTCCAGTTTCCCCGCAACTCCTCAACTAACCTCTCAGCAAGGGCAGTTTTGCCAATCCCTGTGATGCCAACCAGGATCAAGACGCGACAAGACTTGCACACCTTAGTGCTCAAGGCTTCAATCAGTTTCTCCCTTTCTTCCCCTACCCAGTTATCGTCATAGACCGAAAAATCTATGTATGAAGCTGTTGGCTGAATTGGACTGTCATCCACCATTTGTTGCCAGTCTTCTAAACCTACAGCCCTACAAATATCGACAAAGTGTTCTTGCACAATTGGTTTGCGCGCCCAAAACTTTATCAACGCGTCTTGTCCAACCTTAGCAGTCAGATACCAAGCAGGAGCCCTTTTTGTCCAGCCCTTCTTCTTTCTAGCCTGATCAACTTTTTCTCGCCCTTGTATGGATAATCTCAGAGAGCTGGCCATTATACCACCTACTTGGCTGTTTATGTGGCGTACTTTTGGGGGTACTGGCCCCGTGTGAAAAAAGTACAGCCATAGAACTTTTATACCTCAAGGATTCTAGAGATGTACACAACTCCAAATCAGGATTAAGGCTATGCAAGCACAAAATTTCGTTCAACTGGAACTACCAGGCGTTTTACCTAAAAAAAACGACACCCTCAAACAAATAGAAGAAGCAATGCAAGGAATACTAGACCTAACATGGAAAACTGTGCTACTTCACATATCACCACGCAGCGCTAAAGAACTGATGCGACAGCACGGTAAACTGATTGCTATCCATGATGGCGAAGCCCGGATTAAAGTCTCCTCAACACCACTTTTGCTAATAGCAATTCAAAAACTTCCCGATGTTGAATCAGCCTTCAGAAAAGCTTTTGGCACTACAGTCAAAATCCGTCTCGAAGTGTAAGTGAGCTTGTTTCCCGTGACAGCGTATTATTCAATGCTTTGCCCGCGTGCGGTGCGTGACAGTCAATAGTCCCACCGCCGCGAGTTAAAGTTTTTCCGCTGTCACCCACCCTACCACTGATATCTTGCACAGAGTACGATCGCCCTCAATTAATCAATCAATTCCGCTTCTTCAAAAATCTGTCTAGTCGTCAAGTCCAAACCAGGCAGCAACTCATCCACAATCAATGTATTATCCGTATAAACTTGACTCGAACCATCGGTCAAAAAACTTCTAATTAAAATAGCCTCTGGATCGATTACCCAAACTCGCGGAACTCCCGCCGCCAAATAATCTTTTGCCTTCTCTTCAAATTCCTGCATGGTTTGACCAGGAGAGATAATCTCAATCACCAGTTCAGGAATTGCGGGACAAGCTTCATTTTGCCGCCAAGTTTTCGGCAGACGCGCATAAGAAATATAGGTCAAATCGGGAACAGGTACCCAATCTTTATCCTGACGTTTTAACAAAATTGCCCATTCTGGAAGCACTCGCCCGCGTCCTTTACACCATACACGAATCAGGCGACACAAAGCTCCCTGTAAACTGGAATGAAAAAATTTTGGAGACACTTTAGGAACCGCTTCACCATCTACAAACTCACAATATACATCTCCGTCGGGCAAAGCTAGATATTCTGCTAAAGTGAGTTTGGTTCCGATGCCTACCATGACTCCCAGCCCTCTCGCTAATTAACTCAAATATCAATTATACAAAATTTCCCAACTTTCCTAGAAGTACGATCGCCCTTCTCCCTCTATGCCAAAAGTGGAACAGGCGTCCCGCCTGTGAATTTCTGTGAATTTCTGCGCGTCAAAACTCAAAATCCCAATTCCCCAAAAACAATAGCGGGGCCGGCCATCCAGCCGCCCCACATTCCCCAAAAGCCCCAAAACCATTCACTTCAACCAGGCAGGATGAGCCATCAAAGCCGCAAACGGCTGCACTCCTCGCAACTGATTTGACAGCGGCAAATGCCCTCTCGGCGCGCTCAAGTTCCAGATAAACTCTTGCGGGTAGCGCGTCCAATTATTCCCCTTTTTCCAGCCAATTAGCGGCCACAATTTATCCCAATTCTTGCCCGAACTCAGCCAAATTTCCCGCTGCACTGAAAAGCCGAATTTGCCTTCGGAATGAACTTTCCACAGCGTGTTAATTGTTTGCAAATCCACCACCGGCAAACTCTCAACTTGCGTAAAATACAGCCACTTTCTCACGGAAGCTGTATCACCCGCCAATTCACAAAGCTTGTCTAAAGTCATGCGATCGGCTTCTTGAAATTCCTGTAACGCCAATAATTGTTGCAGTGGAGTGTAATCAATGTTAGAGTCTGATCGCAGTGGCACAAGCCCAGTCGGAAAATTCGCTTGCAAAAACTCCATCGCTCTCGGAGAATTAGCACTGTAAAGAATTTGGTAAGCTTTACCCATTACCGCAGTCGGTGCATCTGACTTGCGCTCTAATAAAAATTCCATCAATACATCCCAACCGGAATCTGCTATTTGTTGTTGCAGCAGTTGCAGTTGAGTTTTTTCCGAACCCGACCTCAACTGAGAGCGGAGTTCGGCTGTCTCGGCCGCCGAGTCTAGAGGAGAAGTAGAAATCGAGTCAGTCATGAGAAACTATCAGCTATCAGCTATCAGCTATCAGCGATTAGCTGAAGCCCTGGTTTTCCCCCATTGTACAATGGTACTGACTCCGATTCACTTCTCTGTACTCGGATGCCTGCGCGCAACGCCGTCTGGTTTAGCCGATCGCCCCCACCCTCTTCGCCAATGGCAGCAATAGCAAATAAGTCTACCATCTGAATTTTACGATCGATGCCATGTCAAAGAGTTTTTCTTGAACCTAGTCGTCCACGATCGAAACCCATGCAGGGAACGAAGGCGGAAAAAAGTTTATGTCATATTCCGAGTCTTCCCACTCTTTGACCCAAAGCGGCACGGCGCCGGGGCGAGGAGTTGCAGAAAAGGTACGTTCTTTGACTTCGATCGAGTGAAATAGCTGTTTTAAAGTATCTCCCCGATCCAAAGCTTCGCTGAGGATGTCGTCCAACTCAGGATCGACCCGTTTGACACGGTTTTTGTCCTCCTCCAGCCACAGAAGTTTCAAAGACTTCAGATCTCTCGGACTGAGGATGCTCTTGTAGTACACGCGCTTAAGGGTCGCTACGGGCTCCAATGAGCGTTCGATCCGGCGAATTTGCTGAACTCGCAGGTAGTGCCATTCCGCTAAACGCTTGCGTTCCGAAGGCGGGAGGGTGCCCTTCCCGGCTGCGTGTTTGTAGTCGTATTTAATCAAACTGCAAGCCATATTGGCTAGCAGGTGAATCAACTGTTTTTCTTTAGGTGTAGCCTGACGCCGTTCCTGGGTTCGTGTCAATACGCGCTGTCTGCGGGTAGTTTCGAGAGTATTTTCCATTGGGTTTTTACGATATCAAATACGATTGTGCCAGATCCGAATCCCGAACATCAGAAGGTAAGGAAGTTGATAGGCGGGGAAACTCCACCGACAGACTCGCCTTACCTGTTTATTTTCCCATTCACCGTTCTCTGAAACTGACCCCTACCCCCGGGATTAGGTAGACTGATATTGGGATCGAGTTTTAACCGCCTCGATCAGAGGCGGTTGCGACAACAAATGCCACCACAACCACAACCACAACCGCACAAGAGCAAACCCCACAAGAGCGCCAATTATTTCCTGCCTTTACCGGTTTTTACCTCTTCTGCCTCCCCATCCTCATTCGTTCCAGTGTAGTTAAAGTCGGGACGACTCTCCCAAGCCGTCAAACTACTGGCTGATGAAGGTTGTGGGGCGATCGCTGAAGCGCTGGCGCTGCCTGCCTGGAAAAAGCCGAAGCCAGCCGAGGCAATTACCCCTAATACTAAGATGCTGTTTTTCATGTTCGATGACCCTGATTTCCGTAGATTGACACTTTTTGGCTAACCCGATCTGTCAGAAATGGGTTGATGCAATAGCCCACTTGTCTTCTGATAAATCTGCCTGCCATAATCAATTCAGACAGGCACACCCGCTTGTGATCGGAAACGCCGGAAGTGACGTGTTACTAACGTCCACGATCATCCATCAACCCGAATTTTTTGGGTAGTGGAGCGAAAGCCATCAGGGCGTCGATCCATCAGGGAGTTATGCCATCAGGGTGCTAATCCATCGGGTAGTTAAGCCATCAGGGCGCATCTTCTACAATTAGCCACCGACTTAACTTTTATAGTTGAGTAAGTGGTTAGCCTGGTACTGACAAAGCCTTTAAGAATTAAACTTTTTGTGGATGCATCCTGAAAAGTTTGTTCTTAGGAATCCCCGAACGCGAAAGCCCGGGGAAAGTCAGCAGCATGGAATTCCATGCAATCTAAGTCAACTAAAAAAACGCAGATTAACGATATCTCCCACTCAAGCAGTCCTCAGCAAAACGCTGGGGTTTTTTATTGGCAGCCATTGCGAGCGCGTTTTTCTCCGGCATCCGGTAGGCGGATCTGAAGGCAGAAGGTTGACGGCGCTGTGGTTATGAGTTTCCCTCCCAACATCATACCACCGGGTGATATTTAAAGTATTATTGTAAAAAAATGTGAAAAAAAGGGCGTTTTAGCGTTCTCAATCCCATCGAGTGAAAATTCATCAATTATGTGAACGAGTGTAAAAAATCAAGTGGCGAGCTACGATTGAGCCGATCGTAGGATTTGGGGCGAACGCTTGCAAAGATACGGTAAAGATTGACAAGGAGAAAGCTGAGCTAGTAGACAATAGAGAAAGAGGAACAAAAATTTTCCACCATAGTAAGCTGGCAATAATTCCAATTTGTAACCTTTCGATCGCACAGCATAGGGGCGTAAAATCTTGATGAATTCCCAGATGACAGCAGAACTCAACTCAACGTACCAATATCAAGTCGGAGGATATTTGCCTGCCGGTGCGCCCACCTATGTCAGGCGATCGGCAGACAGCGAGCTCTACGAAGGACTCAAAGCCGGAGACTTCTGCTACGTGTTGAGTTCGCCACAAATGGGCAAGTCCAGCCTGCTAGTGCAAACGGCCAAAAGGTTGCAAGCCGAAGGTACAGTTTTTGCTGCCATCAACTTGAGAAGCATCAGCAGCCCAGATATCTCCCCCCAAAAGTGGTACGCAGGAATCATGTACCGCATGGCAAGCAGTTTACACATCACAAACAGGTTTGATGCCATCAAGTGGTGGAACGATCGCGAACTGCTATCGCCGGTGCAGCGATTGGAGATATTTATCGAAAAAGTTTTGCTCAAGTCACTTCAGCAAAATCTGGTAATTTTTTTAGATGACATTGACAGCATCAGCAGCCTAACTTTCAGTACCAGCGATTTTTTTGCTTTGATCCGGGCTTGTTACTCCAAGCGGGCAGAGCAACCGGAATACAATCGCCTGACTTTTGCTGTTATGGGAGTAGCAGCCCCCTCA includes:
- a CDS encoding Uma2 family endonuclease; its protein translation is MVGIGTKLTLAEYLALPDGDVYCEFVDGEAVPKVSPKFFHSSLQGALCRLIRVWCKGRGRVLPEWAILLKRQDKDWVPVPDLTYISYARLPKTWRQNEACPAIPELVIEIISPGQTMQEFEEKAKDYLAAGVPRVWVIDPEAILIRSFLTDGSSQVYTDNTLIVDELLPGLDLTTRQIFEEAELID
- a CDS encoding ATP-binding protein — encoded protein: MASSLRLSIQGREKVDQARKKKGWTKRAPAWYLTAKVGQDALIKFWARKPIVQEHFVDICRAVGLEDWQQMVDDSPIQPTASYIDFSVYDDNWVGEEREKLIEALSTKVCKSCRVLILVGITGIGKTALAERLVEELRGNWREDKENFESREQVPDFASVALKWLEKWKVDVPQDQRQPQHLRQRLVEHLCNHQHLILMDSIEYLLTGTPDDGWGDFADEEWGKFFVSLLYEPSCKSRFILTSQDLPTKFETAECDRYKNLWHCQLLRGLERTEQIALFQKAELDGDIQSPHSPLGVIGEVYDGHPLALRTIAGEIKGSYGGKVRAYWKDNSRYIEEVKEAIDEARNQGIVKGDEDRWQLASYTKVLRRKVKERIDNIFDRLKNDVYDAYVLLCTASIYRCDVKEKWWLINLEDEGYSEKQQQDAMQTLRDRYLVEDGGIDDEDNRLVGQHNLIRSVAIAHRLILP
- a CDS encoding GUN4 domain-containing protein; the encoded protein is MTDSISTSPLDSAAETAELRSQLRSGSEKTQLQLLQQQIADSGWDVLMEFLLERKSDAPTAVMGKAYQILYSANSPRAMEFLQANFPTGLVPLRSDSNIDYTPLQQLLALQEFQEADRMTLDKLCELAGDTASVRKWLYFTQVESLPVVDLQTINTLWKVHSEGKFGFSVQREIWLSSGKNWDKLWPLIGWKKGNNWTRYPQEFIWNLSAPRGHLPLSNQLRGVQPFAALMAHPAWLK